The genomic region AAACCATCGCGCCGCTTGCCGGCGCGGGCTGGCTTGCGTTCCTCGACCGCAGCTATGGCGGGGACGAATTCTCGCAAGGCGCCGGACGGCTGCTCGCGACGGCGCCGTACGGGCGGACGACGGCCGATGCCGGCGATCTAACGGCGCTGCAGGATCTGGTGCGGCGCTGGATCAGGGGGCACCATGTTTGAGTTCGCATGGCCCTGGATGCTCACGCTCCTGCCGCTGCCGATCCTCGTGTGGTGGCTGCTGCCGCCGTATCGCGCGCGGCAGGCCTCCGTGATGGTGCCGTTCTTCGACCGCCTTGCGGCGGCAACCGGACAGACCCCGCAGCGCGGCGCCGTCGTGCTGCAGCGCCGGCGCATCCAGATGGTGACGGCCGCATTGATCTGGGCGCTGGTCGTCGCGGCGCTGGCGCGGCCGCAATGGGTCGGCGATCCCGTCACCCGCGAGGTTTCGGCGCGCGATCTGATGCTCGCGATCGATATCTCCGGCTCGATGGACCAGCGCGATTTCCGCAACAGCGATGGCGCGATGCTGACGCGGCTCGACGGCGTCAAGCGCGTGGTGGCGGATTTCATCGCGCACCGGCATGGCGACCGCGTCGCGCTGGTGCTGTTCGGCACCAGGCCCTATGTGCAAGTGCCGTTCACGCAGGATCTGCAGACCGCGATCGCGCTGCTGGCACAGACCGAGGTCGGCATGGCCGGACAGCAGACCGCGATCGGCGACACCATCGGGCTTGCGATCAAGACCTTCGAGGCAAGCAAGGCGCGCGAGAAGCGTCTCGTCCTGCTCACCGACGGCAACGATACGGCGAGCCGCGTGCCTCCGGAGCATGCCGCAGACATCGCACACCAGAACGGCGTTGTGATCGACACGATCGGCGTCGGTGATCCGGCCGCGACCGGCGAGAACCGCGTCGATCTCGGCGTGCTGCGGTCGGTCGCCGCCACGACGGGCGGCCATTTCTACCGTGCCGAGGACGGTGCGCAGCTGCAGGCGATCTACGCGGATATCGACCGTCTCGCGCCGGCCAAGCTCGATACGCTGTCATGGCGGCCGAAGCAGCCGCTGTTCCAGTGGCCGCTCGGCGCCGCCGTGGTGCTGTCGCTGCTGCTGTGGCTCGGCCTTTCGCTGGAAAGCGGGCTGGGACGAAGGGGAGCGCTCGACCATGCATGACGCGGCCGCCATCCCGTTCCATCTGCTGCGGCCGCTGTGGCTGCTCGCGCTGATTCCTGTCGCCGCCGTATTCGCATGGGTGCGGCGGCGGCAGAGCCCGCAGGCGCAATGGGGCGGGGTGATCGCGCCGCATCTGCTCAACCATCTCATCGTGCAACCGGGGGCGGGACGCGGCGTCAGCCCGCTCTATCTGGTCGCCGCCGCGATGTCGCTCGGCATCGTCGCGTTGTCGGGCCCGACCTGGCGGCGCGAGCTGCCGCCCTTCGTCGAGGACAAGGCGCCGCTGATGATCGCGCTGTCGCTCGATGCAACGATGGGGCAGAGCGACGTCGCGCCGACGCGGCTCGAACGCGCCAAGCAGAAGATCAGGGATCTGCTTGCGGCGCGCGCCGGCGCGCGCACGGGGCTGATCGCCTACGCGGGCACCGCGCATCTGGTGATGCCGCTGACCGACGATCGCGCCGTCATCGAACCCTTCCTCGCCGCGCTTGCCCCGGGCCTGATGCCGTCGCCCGGGAAGAACGCGGTCGCGGCGGCGGCGCTCGCCGCGGAGGCGCTCGCGACCGAAACGGTACCCGGGACGATCCTGCTCGTCGCCGACGATCCCGGTGACGAGGAAGCAGCGGCTCGTCTGGCCGCCGGACGGAACGGTCTGGTCCAGCTGAGCGTCACGCCGAACAAGGGCGAAAGGTTCGCGCTCGGTTCGGACGTCGTCCAGGTCAGCATCGACGACGCCGATATCGCGGCGCTCGAGCGCCGCATCGAAACCCGCTATCAGGCCGCGCAGGGTGACGCGTTCGGTACGCAATGGCGCGACGAGGGCTTCTGGCTGCTGCTGCCGATTGCACTGCTCAGCCTGCTCTGGTTCCGGCGCGGCACGACGGTGGCCTGGGTTGTCGCCCTTGTCTGCCTGTCGCACGTGTCGTCCGCGAGGGCGGAGGAGCCGCGCCGGTTTGCCGACCTGTGGCTGACGCCGGATCAGCAAGGACGCATCGCCTTCGATCGCGGCGACTATGCGACCGCGGCCAAGCGCTTCTCCGATCCGATGTGGCGCGGCATCGCCGCCTATCGGGCGTTCGACTTCCTGACCGCCGCGCAGGAGTTCGCGCATGTCGATACGCTCGAGGGACGCTTCGCGCTCGGCAATGCCCAGGCGCAGAACCACGCCTATGAGAAGGCGATCGCCGCCTATGACGAGGTCCTGAAGATCGCGCCCGGCCATGTCGCCGCGACGACCAACCGTGCCATCGTGGTGGCGGC from Bradyrhizobium elkanii USDA 76 harbors:
- a CDS encoding VWA domain-containing protein, which translates into the protein MHDAAAIPFHLLRPLWLLALIPVAAVFAWVRRRQSPQAQWGGVIAPHLLNHLIVQPGAGRGVSPLYLVAAAMSLGIVALSGPTWRRELPPFVEDKAPLMIALSLDATMGQSDVAPTRLERAKQKIRDLLAARAGARTGLIAYAGTAHLVMPLTDDRAVIEPFLAALAPGLMPSPGKNAVAAAALAAEALATETVPGTILLVADDPGDEEAAARLAAGRNGLVQLSVTPNKGERFALGSDVVQVSIDDADIAALERRIETRYQAAQGDAFGTQWRDEGFWLLLPIALLSLLWFRRGTTVAWVVALVCLSHVSSARAEEPRRFADLWLTPDQQGRIAFDRGDYATAAKRFSDPMWRGIAAYRAFDFLTAAQEFAHVDTLEGRFALGNAQAQNHAYEKAIAAYDEVLKIAPGHVAATTNRAIVVAALQAKEEKRKKQEQDDSAPPDEKADEMRVDPTQKGGKRIQVKPTDLTTAGAAEAWMRQVQTTPADFLKLKFAIQDASRPAGAKP
- a CDS encoding vWA domain-containing protein, translating into MFEFAWPWMLTLLPLPILVWWLLPPYRARQASVMVPFFDRLAAATGQTPQRGAVVLQRRRIQMVTAALIWALVVAALARPQWVGDPVTREVSARDLMLAIDISGSMDQRDFRNSDGAMLTRLDGVKRVVADFIAHRHGDRVALVLFGTRPYVQVPFTQDLQTAIALLAQTEVGMAGQQTAIGDTIGLAIKTFEASKAREKRLVLLTDGNDTASRVPPEHAADIAHQNGVVIDTIGVGDPAATGENRVDLGVLRSVAATTGGHFYRAEDGAQLQAIYADIDRLAPAKLDTLSWRPKQPLFQWPLGAAVVLSLLLWLGLSLESGLGRRGALDHA